A single region of the Changchengzhania lutea genome encodes:
- the nadE gene encoding NAD(+) synthase codes for MQTEKVVDYIVNWLKDYALNAGVNGFVVGVSGGIDSAVTSTLCARTGLDVLCIEMPIHQAESHVTRAHEHIAQLLLRFPNVSDTRTDLTPVFETFKNEVFFDGDQATVDMALANTRARLRMTTLYYYAGLYKLLVAGTGNKVEDFGVGFYTKYGDGGVDLSPIADLLKSEVYELGKFLEVPESIMEAAPSDGLFGDTRSDEDQIGASYPELEWAMKMDEDGKTIDSFSGRNADVFKIYKRFNTTNKHKMLPIPICDIPNNLL; via the coding sequence ATGCAAACAGAAAAAGTGGTAGATTATATTGTTAACTGGTTAAAAGATTATGCTTTGAATGCGGGAGTTAATGGCTTTGTGGTCGGTGTCTCAGGAGGTATAGATTCTGCAGTAACCTCAACATTATGTGCCAGAACAGGTTTGGATGTTTTATGTATTGAAATGCCTATACATCAAGCAGAAAGTCATGTTACCAGAGCACATGAGCATATTGCGCAATTGCTGCTGCGTTTCCCTAATGTTAGTGATACCAGAACCGACTTAACACCCGTTTTTGAGACTTTTAAGAATGAGGTGTTTTTTGATGGTGATCAAGCCACTGTAGATATGGCATTGGCTAATACCCGAGCCCGCTTACGTATGACAACACTATATTACTATGCTGGACTTTATAAGTTATTAGTCGCTGGCACAGGAAATAAAGTTGAAGATTTTGGTGTTGGTTTTTACACCAAATACGGTGATGGTGGCGTAGATTTAAGTCCTATTGCCGATTTACTAAAATCTGAAGTTTATGAATTGGGAAAGTTCCTGGAGGTTCCTGAATCTATTATGGAAGCAGCCCCTAGTGATGGGCTTTTTGGAGATACTAGAAGTGATGAAGACCAAATTGGAGCCTCATATCCAGAGTTGGAATGGGCCATGAAAATGGATGAGGATGGAAAAACAATAGATTCTTTTTCAGGGAGGAATGCTGATGTTTTTAAAATATACAAACGCTTTAATACTACAAATAAGCATAAAATGCTACCTATCCCCATTTGTGATATTCCTAATAACTTGTTATAA